The region TTCAGAAAACAGCTGAAAAGTTTAATATTACATTTGTAGAAAGTACATTCCGTGGAGAGTGTTCTAGAAATGAAATTGCAAGACTTCAGAAATTGGCTAAAGAAAAGGGTTGCAGCTGTACTATTGGTCTTGGTGGTGGTAAAGCAATTGATACAGCAAAATGTGTTGCTAAAGGTGAAGCACTTATTATTGTACCGACGATTGCAGCGACAGATGCACCTACTAGTCATTCAGCGGTAATGTATACAGATGAAGGAGCATTTGATGATTATGCATATTTCAAACAAAGTCCTAGCGTTATTTTAATAGACACTGAAGTAATTGCTAAGGCACCTACGAGATTCCTTGTATCAGGTATGGGGGATGCGCTTTCAACTTATTTTGAAGCAAGATCAACATCGGCATCACGTTCAAATGTAAATGCAGGACTTCCATGCGGCGCAAGAGAAAACGTTTGCGAACCGGCAAAGGGTACTAACGCTGCATTAGCACTTGCAACTTTGTGTTATAAGATATTGCTTGAAGATGGGGTTAAAGCAAAAGAGGCATCTGATTGTAATAAGGTAACACAAGCATTAGAAAATATTATTGAAACAAATATTTTATTATCAGGACTTGGTTTTGAAAGTGGTGGTTTAGCTGGGGCACATGCAATTCATGATGGATTAACAATTTTAGAAGGAACACATAAATATTTTCATGGCGAAAAAGTTGCTTTTGGAACTCTTGTTCAGTTAGTGCTTGAAAATTCAACTACAGAAGAAATTGAAGAAGTATTAGATTTTTGTGTATCAATAGGTCTTCCTGTTTGCCTAGAAGATATAGGAGTAGATAAAATTACTGACGAAGAATTAATAGAGGTAGCAGAAAAAGCGTGTATTCCAGAAGAATCAATGCATTCAATGCCATTTCCGGTGACGCCAGATATGGTTATAGCAGCAATTTTAACAGCAGACAGTATTGGAAGAAAATATAAAAGCAAATAAGATAGAAAAATGATTTTAAGGGGGATATGCTAAATATGATAAGGAAAGAACGTTTTGGAACAATTATGAATTTAGGTATGAATGCCATACTTGGGGTAGTTCTCACTTCAGTAGCATTAACATTGTTAAATGCTTTAATACCATTAGTATTTATTCAGAATTTTATTCTTAGTCTTGCAATAGGTTTTTTTGTTGGGGATTTAATTCCAGCACCAGCCTTGGGAGAGAAACTAGCAGATGCACTTGGTTGTAAGGGTAAATTTATGCGCCATTTAATAAGTACTATTGTAATAAGCTTATTGATGGTTACTATTATCAGTTTTTTATGTCAATTTATAAGTTTTGGAACTAAAATGATGCCAATATGGTTAAAGTGCATGCCTTATCTTTTAGGTTTTGGAACAGCTGCAATTTTTATTGCTTTACCGATAGTTTTAAGAATTGCTTTATTTCTCACAGCTGGTTATGAAGAACATACTGATAATTAAAAAATTAATGCTTTTCAACAATACATCATTAATCATGACGGTATAACGACACTAATAAAATAAATAAAATAAGGAGCAATGTTGAGATGAAGAAAATTATAAATAATCCACAAAATGTAGTAATTGAAATGTGTAAGGGAATTGCTTTAGCACATCCAGAACTTAAGCTTAATACAAAATATAAAATATTTAAACGTAGGCAGCTAAATGTAAATAAAGTTAGTCTTATTAGTGGAGGAGGAAGTGGTCATGAGCCCGCACATGTTGGCTTTGTAGGAAAAGGAATGCTTGATGCGGCTGTATGCGGTGATGTATTTGCTTCTCCCTCACAAATGCAAGTATATAAGGCTATTACAGAAACTGCAAGTAATAAAGGAACTCTTTTGATTATTAAGAATTACAGTGGAGATATGATGAATTTTAGAAATGCAGCATATTTAGCAGAGGAAGATGGAATTACAGTAGATTATATTAAAGTAGATGATGATATTGCCGTTCAAGATAGCCTTTATACTGTGGGAAGAAGAGGAGTTGCAGGTACTGTTTTTGTACACAAAATAGTTGGTGCAGCAGCAGAACGTGGTATGGAACTTACAGAAGTAAAAAGGATTGCAAGAAAAGCAGTGAATAATGTAAAAAG is a window of Clostridium pasteurianum DNA encoding:
- a CDS encoding glycerol dehydrogenase; protein product: MRKAFICPTKYVQGENEILNLGYFVQGYGKSALLIAHPDDVERVKTKLQKTAEKFNITFVESTFRGECSRNEIARLQKLAKEKGCSCTIGLGGGKAIDTAKCVAKGEALIIVPTIAATDAPTSHSAVMYTDEGAFDDYAYFKQSPSVILIDTEVIAKAPTRFLVSGMGDALSTYFEARSTSASRSNVNAGLPCGARENVCEPAKGTNAALALATLCYKILLEDGVKAKEASDCNKVTQALENIIETNILLSGLGFESGGLAGAHAIHDGLTILEGTHKYFHGEKVAFGTLVQLVLENSTTEEIEEVLDFCVSIGLPVCLEDIGVDKITDEELIEVAEKACIPEESMHSMPFPVTPDMVIAAILTADSIGRKYKSK